A single genomic interval of Penaeus monodon isolate SGIC_2016 chromosome 30, NSTDA_Pmon_1, whole genome shotgun sequence harbors:
- the LOC119592285 gene encoding uncharacterized protein LOC119592285 — translation MQHTIADSFTDANGETKLYLGRDSVFPAPSGWPIPHDAPYKHVLDRYIMAVLEAGLYEKWAEMMIDRARQKSKEXXXXXXXXXXXXXAVAETGRNSEKPLTLVHLQGPLILLLLGLTFSTFTFILEVMVVLWLASRQG, via the exons ATGCAGCACACGATAGCCGATAGTTTCACGGACGCCAACGGGGAGACGAAGCTGTACTTAGGGCGGGACAGCGTGTTCCCGGCGCCCTCGGGCTGGCCCATACCCCACGACGCCCCTTATAAACATGTCCTGGATCGCTATATCATGGCTGTACTTGAG GCCGGCCTTTACGAGAAATGGGCCGAAATGATGATCGACAGAGCACGCCAAAAGAGCAAGGAANNNNNNNNNNNNNNNNNNNNNNNNNNNNNNNNNNNNNNGGCTGTGGCGGAGACTGGCAGGAACAGCGAGAAGCCTCTCACTCTCGTTCACCTTCAGGGCCCTCTCATACTCCTCCTCCTGGGCCTCACGTTCAGCACCTTCACGTTCATTCTGGAGGTCATGGTTGTCCTTTGGCTTGCCTCGAGGCAAGGGTGA